One genomic window of Motacilla alba alba isolate MOTALB_02 chromosome 3, Motacilla_alba_V1.0_pri, whole genome shotgun sequence includes the following:
- the LOC119698537 gene encoding wiskott-Aldrich syndrome protein homolog 1-like produces the protein MGTALPSIQIPVSPHIFTSISWAAATSPLPSLSPCHLLPATSPCLSATSPLPSLSPVSATCSLPECHLPPAVPVTGAEPLPQPQRPSGPSAAAIAAAPAPRGLPAPRLPHRQKNPRRSQEMPQGLRHRAPGAVVHGVPLEKGLPALPGLNSLLDSLLPTRNSLRNLGISFRI, from the exons ATGGGGACA gctctgccctccATCCAAATCCCGGTGTCCCCCCACATCTTCACCAGCATCAGCTGGGCCGCTGCCACCTCCCCCCTGCCGTCCCTGTCACCG TgccacctgctccctgccacctccccctgcctgagtgccacctccccCCTGCCGTCCCTGTCACCGGTGAGTgccacctgctccctgcctgaGTGTCACCTCCCCCCTGCCGTCCCTGTCACCG GCGCGGAGCCGCTCCCTCAGCCTCAGCGACCCTCAGGCCCCTCAGCCGCCGCCATTGCTGCCGCCCCGGCTCCTCGTGGCCTCCCCGCCCCGCGCCTCCCTCACCGCCAG aaaaaTCCGCGGCGAAGCCAAGAAATGCCGCAAGGTTTACGGCATCGAGCACCGGGAGCAGTGGTGCACGGCGTGCCGCTGGAAAAAGGCCTGCCAGCGCTTCCTGGACTGAATTCCCTCCTGGattccctcctccccacccgGAATTCCCTCAGGAATCTGGGAATTTCCTTCCGAATTTGA